One window from the genome of Ovis canadensis isolate MfBH-ARS-UI-01 breed Bighorn chromosome 21, ARS-UI_OviCan_v2, whole genome shotgun sequence encodes:
- the EFEMP2 gene encoding EGF-containing fibulin-like extracellular matrix protein 2 isoform X4 — protein MLPFASCLPGSLLLWALLLLLLGAASPQDSEEPDSYTECTDGYEWDPDSQHCRDVNECLTIPEACKGEMKCINHYGGYLCLPRSAAVINDLHGEGPPPPVPPAEHPHPCLPGYEPDEQERCVDVDECAQALHDCRPSQECHNLPGSYQCTCPDGYRKIGPECVDIDECRYRYCQHRCVNLPGSFRCQCEPGFQLGPNNRSCVDVNECDMGAPCEQRCFNSYGTFLCRCHQGYELHRDGFSCSDIDECSYSSYLCQYRCVNEPGRFSCHCPQGYQLLATRLCQDIDECESGAHQCSEAQTCVNFHGGYRCVDTNRCVEPYVQVSDNRCLCPASNPLCREQPSSIVHRYMSITSERSVPADVFQIQATSVYPGAYNAFQIRAGNSQGDFYIRQINNVSAMLVLARPVTGPREYVLDLEMVTMNSLMSYRASSVLRLTVFVGAYTF, from the exons ATgctccccttcgcctcctgcctccCCGGGTCTCTACTGCTCTGGGCGCTGCTGCTGTTGCTCTTGGGGGCAGCGTCTCCCCAGGATTCCGAGGAGCCCGACAGCTACACG GAATGCACAGATGGCTATGAGTGGGACCCTGACAGCCAGCACTGCAGGG ATGTAAATGAGTGCCTGACCATTCCTGAGGCCTGCAAGGGGGAAATGAAATGTATCAACCATTACGGGGGCTACCTGTGCCTGCCCCGCTCGGCTGCTGTCATCAATGATCTGCACGGAGAGGGACCCCCACCACCTGTGCCCCCTGCTGAacatccccacccctgcctcccggGCTATGAGCCCGATGAGCAAGAGCGCTGCGTGG ACGTGGACGAGTGTGCCCAGGCCCTGCACGACTGCCGCCCCAGCCAGGAGTGCCATAACCTGCCTGGCTCCTACCAGTGTACCTGTCCCGATGGCTATCGCAAGATCGGGCCTGAGTGTGTGG ATATAGACGAGTGTCGGTACCGCTACTGCCAGCACCGCTGCGTGAACTTGCCTGGCTCCTTTCGCTGCCAGTGTGAGCCGGGCTTCCAGCTGGGGCCCAACAACCGCTCCTGTGTGG ATGTGAACGAATGTGACATGGGGGCTCCGTGTGAGCAGCGCTGCTTCAACTCCTATGGGACCTTCCTATGTCGCTGCCACCAGGGCTATGAGCTGCACCGGGATGGCTTCTCCTGCAGTG atATCGATGAGTGCAGCTACTCCAGTTACCTCTGCCAGTACCGCTGTGTCAACGAGCCAGGCCGCTTCTCCTGCCACTGTCCACAGGGCTATCAGCTGCTGGCCACGCGCCTGTGCCAAG ACATTGACGAGTGTGAGTCGGGTGCGCACCAGTGCTCTGAGGCCCAGACTTGTGTCAACTTCCACGGGGGCTACCGCTGTGTGGACACCAACCGCTGTGTGGAGCCTTACGTCCAGGTGTCCGACAA TCGCTGTCTCTGTCCGGCCTCCAACCCCCTGTGCCGGGAGCAGCCCTCATCCATCGTGCACCGCTATATGAGCATCACCTCGGAGCGGAGCGTACCGGCGGACGTGTTCCAAATCCAAGCAACCTCCGTCTACCCTGGTGCCTACAATGCCTTTCAGATCCGTGCTGGAAACTCACAAGGAGACTTCTACATTAGG CAAATCAACAATGTCAGCGCCATGCTGGTCCTCGCGCGGCCTGTGACGGGCCCCCGGGAGTACGTGCTGGACCTGGAGATGGTCACCATGAACTCCCTCATGAGCTACCGGGCCAGCTCTGTACTGAGACTCACCGTCTTCGTGGGGGCCTACACCTTctga
- the EFEMP2 gene encoding EGF-containing fibulin-like extracellular matrix protein 2 isoform X2, whose translation MEGRRDRDGQFWTREHLFLRHCRSQPSRRSRGPRGRRGPNPRMLPFASCLPGSLLLWALLLLLLGAASPQDSEEPDSYTECTDGYEWDPDSQHCRDVNECLTIPEACKGEMKCINHYGGYLCLPRSAAVINDLHGEGPPPPVPPAEHPHPCLPGYEPDEQERCVDVDECAQALHDCRPSQECHNLPGSYQCTCPDGYRKIGPECVDIDECRYRYCQHRCVNLPGSFRCQCEPGFQLGPNNRSCVDVNECDMGAPCEQRCFNSYGTFLCRCHQGYELHRDGFSCSDIDECSYSSYLCQYRCVNEPGRFSCHCPQGYQLLATRLCQDIDECESGAHQCSEAQTCVNFHGGYRCVDTNRCVEPYVQVSDNRCLCPASNPLCREQPSSIVHRYMSITSERSVPADVFQIQATSVYPGAYNAFQIRAGNSQGDFYIRQINNVSAMLVLARPVTGPREYVLDLEMVTMNSLMSYRASSVLRLTVFVGAYTF comes from the exons ATGGAGGGGAGAAGGGACCGAGATGGACAGTTCTGGACCCGGGAGCATCTGTTCTTAAG GCACTGCCGAAGCCAGCCGAGCCGCCGGAGCCGCGGGCCGCGGGGCCGTCGCGGGCCCAA CCCCAGGATgctccccttcgcctcctgcctccCCGGGTCTCTACTGCTCTGGGCGCTGCTGCTGTTGCTCTTGGGGGCAGCGTCTCCCCAGGATTCCGAGGAGCCCGACAGCTACACG GAATGCACAGATGGCTATGAGTGGGACCCTGACAGCCAGCACTGCAGGG ATGTAAATGAGTGCCTGACCATTCCTGAGGCCTGCAAGGGGGAAATGAAATGTATCAACCATTACGGGGGCTACCTGTGCCTGCCCCGCTCGGCTGCTGTCATCAATGATCTGCACGGAGAGGGACCCCCACCACCTGTGCCCCCTGCTGAacatccccacccctgcctcccggGCTATGAGCCCGATGAGCAAGAGCGCTGCGTGG ACGTGGACGAGTGTGCCCAGGCCCTGCACGACTGCCGCCCCAGCCAGGAGTGCCATAACCTGCCTGGCTCCTACCAGTGTACCTGTCCCGATGGCTATCGCAAGATCGGGCCTGAGTGTGTGG ATATAGACGAGTGTCGGTACCGCTACTGCCAGCACCGCTGCGTGAACTTGCCTGGCTCCTTTCGCTGCCAGTGTGAGCCGGGCTTCCAGCTGGGGCCCAACAACCGCTCCTGTGTGG ATGTGAACGAATGTGACATGGGGGCTCCGTGTGAGCAGCGCTGCTTCAACTCCTATGGGACCTTCCTATGTCGCTGCCACCAGGGCTATGAGCTGCACCGGGATGGCTTCTCCTGCAGTG atATCGATGAGTGCAGCTACTCCAGTTACCTCTGCCAGTACCGCTGTGTCAACGAGCCAGGCCGCTTCTCCTGCCACTGTCCACAGGGCTATCAGCTGCTGGCCACGCGCCTGTGCCAAG ACATTGACGAGTGTGAGTCGGGTGCGCACCAGTGCTCTGAGGCCCAGACTTGTGTCAACTTCCACGGGGGCTACCGCTGTGTGGACACCAACCGCTGTGTGGAGCCTTACGTCCAGGTGTCCGACAA TCGCTGTCTCTGTCCGGCCTCCAACCCCCTGTGCCGGGAGCAGCCCTCATCCATCGTGCACCGCTATATGAGCATCACCTCGGAGCGGAGCGTACCGGCGGACGTGTTCCAAATCCAAGCAACCTCCGTCTACCCTGGTGCCTACAATGCCTTTCAGATCCGTGCTGGAAACTCACAAGGAGACTTCTACATTAGG CAAATCAACAATGTCAGCGCCATGCTGGTCCTCGCGCGGCCTGTGACGGGCCCCCGGGAGTACGTGCTGGACCTGGAGATGGTCACCATGAACTCCCTCATGAGCTACCGGGCCAGCTCTGTACTGAGACTCACCGTCTTCGTGGGGGCCTACACCTTctga
- the EFEMP2 gene encoding EGF-containing fibulin-like extracellular matrix protein 2 isoform X3 codes for MIFWGAHTESLRTPKHCRSQPSRRSRGPRGRRGPNPRMLPFASCLPGSLLLWALLLLLLGAASPQDSEEPDSYTECTDGYEWDPDSQHCRDVNECLTIPEACKGEMKCINHYGGYLCLPRSAAVINDLHGEGPPPPVPPAEHPHPCLPGYEPDEQERCVDVDECAQALHDCRPSQECHNLPGSYQCTCPDGYRKIGPECVDIDECRYRYCQHRCVNLPGSFRCQCEPGFQLGPNNRSCVDVNECDMGAPCEQRCFNSYGTFLCRCHQGYELHRDGFSCSDIDECSYSSYLCQYRCVNEPGRFSCHCPQGYQLLATRLCQDIDECESGAHQCSEAQTCVNFHGGYRCVDTNRCVEPYVQVSDNRCLCPASNPLCREQPSSIVHRYMSITSERSVPADVFQIQATSVYPGAYNAFQIRAGNSQGDFYIRQINNVSAMLVLARPVTGPREYVLDLEMVTMNSLMSYRASSVLRLTVFVGAYTF; via the exons ATGATATTTTGGGGTGCGCACACTGAAAGCCTGCGGACTCCTAA GCACTGCCGAAGCCAGCCGAGCCGCCGGAGCCGCGGGCCGCGGGGCCGTCGCGGGCCCAA CCCCAGGATgctccccttcgcctcctgcctccCCGGGTCTCTACTGCTCTGGGCGCTGCTGCTGTTGCTCTTGGGGGCAGCGTCTCCCCAGGATTCCGAGGAGCCCGACAGCTACACG GAATGCACAGATGGCTATGAGTGGGACCCTGACAGCCAGCACTGCAGGG ATGTAAATGAGTGCCTGACCATTCCTGAGGCCTGCAAGGGGGAAATGAAATGTATCAACCATTACGGGGGCTACCTGTGCCTGCCCCGCTCGGCTGCTGTCATCAATGATCTGCACGGAGAGGGACCCCCACCACCTGTGCCCCCTGCTGAacatccccacccctgcctcccggGCTATGAGCCCGATGAGCAAGAGCGCTGCGTGG ACGTGGACGAGTGTGCCCAGGCCCTGCACGACTGCCGCCCCAGCCAGGAGTGCCATAACCTGCCTGGCTCCTACCAGTGTACCTGTCCCGATGGCTATCGCAAGATCGGGCCTGAGTGTGTGG ATATAGACGAGTGTCGGTACCGCTACTGCCAGCACCGCTGCGTGAACTTGCCTGGCTCCTTTCGCTGCCAGTGTGAGCCGGGCTTCCAGCTGGGGCCCAACAACCGCTCCTGTGTGG ATGTGAACGAATGTGACATGGGGGCTCCGTGTGAGCAGCGCTGCTTCAACTCCTATGGGACCTTCCTATGTCGCTGCCACCAGGGCTATGAGCTGCACCGGGATGGCTTCTCCTGCAGTG atATCGATGAGTGCAGCTACTCCAGTTACCTCTGCCAGTACCGCTGTGTCAACGAGCCAGGCCGCTTCTCCTGCCACTGTCCACAGGGCTATCAGCTGCTGGCCACGCGCCTGTGCCAAG ACATTGACGAGTGTGAGTCGGGTGCGCACCAGTGCTCTGAGGCCCAGACTTGTGTCAACTTCCACGGGGGCTACCGCTGTGTGGACACCAACCGCTGTGTGGAGCCTTACGTCCAGGTGTCCGACAA TCGCTGTCTCTGTCCGGCCTCCAACCCCCTGTGCCGGGAGCAGCCCTCATCCATCGTGCACCGCTATATGAGCATCACCTCGGAGCGGAGCGTACCGGCGGACGTGTTCCAAATCCAAGCAACCTCCGTCTACCCTGGTGCCTACAATGCCTTTCAGATCCGTGCTGGAAACTCACAAGGAGACTTCTACATTAGG CAAATCAACAATGTCAGCGCCATGCTGGTCCTCGCGCGGCCTGTGACGGGCCCCCGGGAGTACGTGCTGGACCTGGAGATGGTCACCATGAACTCCCTCATGAGCTACCGGGCCAGCTCTGTACTGAGACTCACCGTCTTCGTGGGGGCCTACACCTTctga
- the EFEMP2 gene encoding EGF-containing fibulin-like extracellular matrix protein 2 isoform X1 has translation MARQARAPDPDPGVQHARVQPCPPSQGLPFILGQKHCRSQPSRRSRGPRGRRGPNPRMLPFASCLPGSLLLWALLLLLLGAASPQDSEEPDSYTECTDGYEWDPDSQHCRDVNECLTIPEACKGEMKCINHYGGYLCLPRSAAVINDLHGEGPPPPVPPAEHPHPCLPGYEPDEQERCVDVDECAQALHDCRPSQECHNLPGSYQCTCPDGYRKIGPECVDIDECRYRYCQHRCVNLPGSFRCQCEPGFQLGPNNRSCVDVNECDMGAPCEQRCFNSYGTFLCRCHQGYELHRDGFSCSDIDECSYSSYLCQYRCVNEPGRFSCHCPQGYQLLATRLCQDIDECESGAHQCSEAQTCVNFHGGYRCVDTNRCVEPYVQVSDNRCLCPASNPLCREQPSSIVHRYMSITSERSVPADVFQIQATSVYPGAYNAFQIRAGNSQGDFYIRQINNVSAMLVLARPVTGPREYVLDLEMVTMNSLMSYRASSVLRLTVFVGAYTF, from the exons ATGGCCAGGCAGGCGAGGGCACCGGACCCGGACCCTGGCGTCCAGCACGCCCGAGTTCAGCCCTGCCCGCCTTCTCAGGGGCTTCCATTCATTCTGGGCCAAAA GCACTGCCGAAGCCAGCCGAGCCGCCGGAGCCGCGGGCCGCGGGGCCGTCGCGGGCCCAA CCCCAGGATgctccccttcgcctcctgcctccCCGGGTCTCTACTGCTCTGGGCGCTGCTGCTGTTGCTCTTGGGGGCAGCGTCTCCCCAGGATTCCGAGGAGCCCGACAGCTACACG GAATGCACAGATGGCTATGAGTGGGACCCTGACAGCCAGCACTGCAGGG ATGTAAATGAGTGCCTGACCATTCCTGAGGCCTGCAAGGGGGAAATGAAATGTATCAACCATTACGGGGGCTACCTGTGCCTGCCCCGCTCGGCTGCTGTCATCAATGATCTGCACGGAGAGGGACCCCCACCACCTGTGCCCCCTGCTGAacatccccacccctgcctcccggGCTATGAGCCCGATGAGCAAGAGCGCTGCGTGG ACGTGGACGAGTGTGCCCAGGCCCTGCACGACTGCCGCCCCAGCCAGGAGTGCCATAACCTGCCTGGCTCCTACCAGTGTACCTGTCCCGATGGCTATCGCAAGATCGGGCCTGAGTGTGTGG ATATAGACGAGTGTCGGTACCGCTACTGCCAGCACCGCTGCGTGAACTTGCCTGGCTCCTTTCGCTGCCAGTGTGAGCCGGGCTTCCAGCTGGGGCCCAACAACCGCTCCTGTGTGG ATGTGAACGAATGTGACATGGGGGCTCCGTGTGAGCAGCGCTGCTTCAACTCCTATGGGACCTTCCTATGTCGCTGCCACCAGGGCTATGAGCTGCACCGGGATGGCTTCTCCTGCAGTG atATCGATGAGTGCAGCTACTCCAGTTACCTCTGCCAGTACCGCTGTGTCAACGAGCCAGGCCGCTTCTCCTGCCACTGTCCACAGGGCTATCAGCTGCTGGCCACGCGCCTGTGCCAAG ACATTGACGAGTGTGAGTCGGGTGCGCACCAGTGCTCTGAGGCCCAGACTTGTGTCAACTTCCACGGGGGCTACCGCTGTGTGGACACCAACCGCTGTGTGGAGCCTTACGTCCAGGTGTCCGACAA TCGCTGTCTCTGTCCGGCCTCCAACCCCCTGTGCCGGGAGCAGCCCTCATCCATCGTGCACCGCTATATGAGCATCACCTCGGAGCGGAGCGTACCGGCGGACGTGTTCCAAATCCAAGCAACCTCCGTCTACCCTGGTGCCTACAATGCCTTTCAGATCCGTGCTGGAAACTCACAAGGAGACTTCTACATTAGG CAAATCAACAATGTCAGCGCCATGCTGGTCCTCGCGCGGCCTGTGACGGGCCCCCGGGAGTACGTGCTGGACCTGGAGATGGTCACCATGAACTCCCTCATGAGCTACCGGGCCAGCTCTGTACTGAGACTCACCGTCTTCGTGGGGGCCTACACCTTctga
- the EFEMP2 gene encoding EGF-containing fibulin-like extracellular matrix protein 2 isoform X5, with the protein MLPFASCLPGSLLLWALLLLLLGAASPQDSEEPDSYTECTDGYEWDPDSQHCRDVNECLTIPEACKGEMKCINHYGGYLCLPRSAAVINDLHGEGPPPPVPPAEHPHPCLPGYEPDEQERCVDIDECRYRYCQHRCVNLPGSFRCQCEPGFQLGPNNRSCVDVNECDMGAPCEQRCFNSYGTFLCRCHQGYELHRDGFSCSDIDECSYSSYLCQYRCVNEPGRFSCHCPQGYQLLATRLCQDIDECESGAHQCSEAQTCVNFHGGYRCVDTNRCVEPYVQVSDNRCLCPASNPLCREQPSSIVHRYMSITSERSVPADVFQIQATSVYPGAYNAFQIRAGNSQGDFYIRQINNVSAMLVLARPVTGPREYVLDLEMVTMNSLMSYRASSVLRLTVFVGAYTF; encoded by the exons ATgctccccttcgcctcctgcctccCCGGGTCTCTACTGCTCTGGGCGCTGCTGCTGTTGCTCTTGGGGGCAGCGTCTCCCCAGGATTCCGAGGAGCCCGACAGCTACACG GAATGCACAGATGGCTATGAGTGGGACCCTGACAGCCAGCACTGCAGGG ATGTAAATGAGTGCCTGACCATTCCTGAGGCCTGCAAGGGGGAAATGAAATGTATCAACCATTACGGGGGCTACCTGTGCCTGCCCCGCTCGGCTGCTGTCATCAATGATCTGCACGGAGAGGGACCCCCACCACCTGTGCCCCCTGCTGAacatccccacccctgcctcccggGCTATGAGCCCGATGAGCAAGAGCGCTGCGTGG ATATAGACGAGTGTCGGTACCGCTACTGCCAGCACCGCTGCGTGAACTTGCCTGGCTCCTTTCGCTGCCAGTGTGAGCCGGGCTTCCAGCTGGGGCCCAACAACCGCTCCTGTGTGG ATGTGAACGAATGTGACATGGGGGCTCCGTGTGAGCAGCGCTGCTTCAACTCCTATGGGACCTTCCTATGTCGCTGCCACCAGGGCTATGAGCTGCACCGGGATGGCTTCTCCTGCAGTG atATCGATGAGTGCAGCTACTCCAGTTACCTCTGCCAGTACCGCTGTGTCAACGAGCCAGGCCGCTTCTCCTGCCACTGTCCACAGGGCTATCAGCTGCTGGCCACGCGCCTGTGCCAAG ACATTGACGAGTGTGAGTCGGGTGCGCACCAGTGCTCTGAGGCCCAGACTTGTGTCAACTTCCACGGGGGCTACCGCTGTGTGGACACCAACCGCTGTGTGGAGCCTTACGTCCAGGTGTCCGACAA TCGCTGTCTCTGTCCGGCCTCCAACCCCCTGTGCCGGGAGCAGCCCTCATCCATCGTGCACCGCTATATGAGCATCACCTCGGAGCGGAGCGTACCGGCGGACGTGTTCCAAATCCAAGCAACCTCCGTCTACCCTGGTGCCTACAATGCCTTTCAGATCCGTGCTGGAAACTCACAAGGAGACTTCTACATTAGG CAAATCAACAATGTCAGCGCCATGCTGGTCCTCGCGCGGCCTGTGACGGGCCCCCGGGAGTACGTGCTGGACCTGGAGATGGTCACCATGAACTCCCTCATGAGCTACCGGGCCAGCTCTGTACTGAGACTCACCGTCTTCGTGGGGGCCTACACCTTctga